A portion of the Cryptomeria japonica chromosome 5, Sugi_1.0, whole genome shotgun sequence genome contains these proteins:
- the LOC131076608 gene encoding leucine-rich repeat receptor protein kinase EMS1-like, which produces MAFCTNSLCMHICLSFLYSALLSIVLNVSVHGCLPNESRVLLSLKAAFDTPAMLNLWERDDCCEWRGVVCNENELGGHVRNLDLSSWGFISKDIPPQLGNLTSLRYLYLQGNQLEGPIPSRLDLLINLIELDLSGNSLSGPIPPSLGNLLSLKRLNLSKNQMSGDIPLSFAQLSSLVSLDLSNNQLNGTIPSLLTLPSSMQTFLLSNNSMTGTVSDQVLLRHSSSLEELDLSYSGLNINIESTPWIPPFQLKTLKLGGCKIGGPIPSWISTQFELEHMGISDANLVEDIPSWLWEFSPELRSLNLSNNHLEGPLTVSSIPLPLQSLDLSVNELNGPLLLDIPIPEQKFSLEKLLLADNKIEGPITASLGTMTSLYILDLSNNQLRGNIPDSLGNLTLLTVLRLESNHLNGEIPACLTNLSDLVMLNLASNELEGHIPKELGNLAGLASLHLEKNNLQGLLPLSLAQLSNLQVIDVGENNLTGNIPSWIGNRSSLLVLMMRSNNFKGKLPPQIGKLTELFILDLSSNLLYGEIPNTYLNLAAMVVVNEDMSVVGEDRHAPSARRVGRCGARSHNAHKHDAKDGYDHCGTDADYVYGSADYVYGKEDTKYYREALDLITKGSEWHYAYVLSAKIGNLKGLMFLNLSRNSFNGDIPGSMGNLSQLESLDLSLNKFSGKIPFQLGSLDYLGYLNMSYNNLSGVIPQQGSHMITFDKSAFWGNPNLRGCPVESWKCSPPHSPLSPPTIDVKEEAKEGFSWYELSMGWSVAAGFFAVVLVLTFKVNWRKTTFDQMDRAITFLLGERTN; this is translated from the exons ATGGCGTTTTGCACGAATAGTTTGTGTATGCACATTTGCCTCTCTTTCCTCTACTCTGCTTTGTTGTCTATAGTTTTAAATGTGTCTGTCCATGGATGTCTCCCCAATGAATCCAGAGTGCTTCTCAGCCTTAAGGCTGCCTTTGACACTCCTGCAATGCTAAACCTTTGGGAGAGAGATGACTGTTGTGAATGGAGAGGTGTCGTCTGCAATGAAAACGAATTGGGTGGACATGTTAGAAACTTGGACCTTAGTTCCTGGGGATTTATATCAAAAGATATTCCACCTCAACTTGGAAATTTGACTTCTTTGCGTTATTTATACCTTCAAGGAAACCAACTAGAAGGTCCCATCCCATCTCGCTTGGATTTACTCATCAATCTTATTGAATTAGATCTTAGTGGCAACAGTCTCAGTGGTCCAATCCCTCCTTCTCTAGGCAATCTCCTGTCCCTAAAAagattaaatctttccaaaaaccaGATGAGTGGAGACATTCCCTTGTCATTTGCTCAATTGTCTTCACTTGTCAGTCTCGATCTGAGTAACAACCAATTGAATGGAACTATTCCTTCCTTGCTCACGCTACCATCTTCTATGCAAACATTTTTGCTCTCCAACAACAGCATGACAGGAACAGTTTCAGATCAAGTGCTCTTGCGCCATAGTTCAAGCTTGGAAGAATTGGACTTGTCTTATAGTGGGTTGAATATCAACATTGAATCGACGCCTTGGATTCCGCCTTTCCAGCTGAAGACCTTGAAATTGGGAGGCTGCAAGATTGGAGGTCCAATTCCCAGTTGGATTTCAACTCAATTTGAACTTGAGCATATGGGTATATCAGACGCTAATCTTGTGGAAGATATTCCATCTTGGCTATGGGAATTTTCACCGGAATTGCGGAGTTTGAACCTATCAAACAATCATTTGGAGGGTCCTCTCACTGTTTCTTCAATCCCACTTCCACTGCAGTCGTTGGATCTGTCTGTAAATGAACTGAATGGCCCATTATTGCTAGATATTCCTATACCTGAACAAAAATTTAGTTTGGAGAAGCTTTTACTTGCAGACAACAAGATCGAAGGACCTATAACAGCTTCATTAGGGACCATGACATCTTTGTATATTCTAGATTTGTCAAATAATCAGCTAAGAGGCAATATCCCTGATAGTTTGGGTAATTTGACATTGCTAACAGTGCTGCGTTTGGAGAGTAACCATTTAAACGGAGAGATCCCTGCCTGCCTGACCAATCTCTCAGACCTTGTAATGCTCAACCTGGCAAGTAATGAATTGGAGGGTCATATTCCTAAGGAGCTTGGAAATTTAGCAGGACTTGCATCTCTCCATCTTGAAAAGAACAATCTGCAAGGACTTCTTCCTCTGTCTTTAGCACAACTTTCAAATCTGCAGGTGATTGACGTCGGAGAAAACAATTTGACAGGAAACATTCCATCTTGGATTGGCAACCGTTCAAGTCTACTAGTTCTTATGATGAGATCAAACAATTTCAAAGGCAAACTACCTCCACAGATCGGCAAACTAACGGAGCTTTTTATCCTCGACctttcttctaatcttttgtatGGGGAAATCCCAAATACCTACTTAAATTTGGCAGCCATGGTCGTTGTAAATGAAGATATGTCCGTGGTTGGAGAAGACCGTCATGCTCCCTCAGCTCGCCGCGTTGGTCGTTGTGGTGCTCGTAGTCATAATGCTCATAAACATGATGCTAAAGATGGTTATGATCATTGTGGAACTGACGCAGATTATGTATATGGAAGTGCAGATTATGTATATGGAAAGGAAGACACAAAATACTATAGAGAAGCCTTAGATCTAATTACCAAGGGGTCAGAATGGCATTACGCTTATGTCTTATCAG CGAAAATTGGAAATCTAAAAGGCTTGATGTTTCTAAATCTTTCTCGGAACAGTTTCAATGGGGACATTCCAGGTAGCATGGGCAACCTGAGTCAGTTGGAATCGCTGGACCTCTCTCTCAACAAATTTTCAGGAAAAATTCCATTCCAGCTTGGTTCTCTGGATTATTTGGGATATTTAAATATGTCTTACAACAATCTGTCAGGGGTGATACCACAGCAAGGTTCTCATATGATAACATTTGATAAATCAGCATTTTGGGGAAATCCAAATCTGCGGGGATGCCCTGTGGAAAGTTGGAAGTGTTCTCCACCTCATTCACCACTGTCTCCTCCTACAATTGATGTcaaggaagaggcaaaggaaggatTTTCATGGTATGAGCTGAGCATGGGATGGTCAGTTGCAGCAGGATTTTTTGCCGTGGTGTTGGTGCTCACTTTCAAAGTGAATTGGAGAAAGACGACCTTTGATCAGATGGACAGAGCTATAACATTTCTGTTGGGGGAGCGCACTAACTGA